Proteins encoded in a region of the Streptococcus sanguinis genome:
- the glgA gene encoding glycogen synthase GlgA, whose product MKILFAAAEGAPFSKTGGLGDVIGALPKSLVKAGHEVGVILPYYDMTHAKFGDQVEDLFYFEVSVGWRRQYVGVKRLVLNGVSFYFIDNQHYFFRGHVYGDFDDGERFAYFQLAAVELMERIDFIPDVLHVHDYHTAMIPFLVKEKYHWIQAYQNIKTVLTIHNLEFQGQFPDSMLWELFGVGYERYADGTLRWNDCLNWMKAGILYADRVTTVSPSYAGEIRTPEFGCNLDQILRMESGKLVGIVNGIDTDIYNPETDPLLAHHFDKSDLSGKLENKRALQERVGLPVRDDVPVVGIVSRLTRQKGFDLVVEELHNLLQEDVQIILLGTGDPAFEQAFAWFGHAYPDKLSANILFDVTLAQEIYAASDIFLMPSRFEPCGLSQMMAMRYGTLPLVHEVGGLRDTVEPYNAYTGQGTGFSFNNFSGYWLTWTFKEALKLYAEDKEAWKSLQEQAMERDFSWDTASQAYSDLYQSLL is encoded by the coding sequence ATGAAGATTTTATTTGCAGCAGCAGAAGGAGCCCCATTTTCTAAGACAGGTGGTTTGGGAGACGTTATCGGCGCTCTCCCCAAATCACTGGTCAAGGCTGGCCATGAAGTTGGTGTTATTCTGCCTTACTATGACATGACCCATGCCAAATTTGGCGACCAAGTGGAAGACCTTTTCTACTTTGAAGTCAGCGTTGGCTGGCGCCGCCAGTACGTTGGGGTCAAGCGACTGGTCTTGAACGGTGTGTCCTTCTATTTTATTGACAATCAGCATTATTTCTTCCGCGGCCATGTTTACGGGGATTTTGATGATGGTGAGCGCTTTGCTTACTTCCAGTTAGCAGCCGTAGAGCTGATGGAGCGGATTGATTTTATTCCGGATGTTTTGCATGTTCACGATTATCATACAGCTATGATTCCTTTCTTGGTTAAGGAAAAATACCATTGGATTCAAGCATATCAGAATATCAAGACTGTCTTGACCATCCATAATCTGGAGTTCCAAGGTCAATTCCCTGACAGTATGCTTTGGGAACTATTTGGAGTAGGTTATGAGCGCTATGCAGATGGAACCCTGCGTTGGAATGACTGTCTCAACTGGATGAAGGCTGGTATTCTCTATGCGGACCGAGTGACAACTGTATCACCAAGCTATGCAGGTGAAATCCGTACACCAGAATTTGGTTGCAATTTGGATCAAATTCTGCGGATGGAATCGGGTAAGCTGGTCGGTATTGTCAACGGTATAGATACAGATATCTATAATCCAGAAACGGATCCACTCTTAGCCCACCACTTTGACAAATCTGACTTATCTGGTAAACTAGAAAACAAGCGAGCTTTGCAAGAGCGAGTTGGTCTGCCTGTGCGTGACGATGTGCCAGTGGTTGGGATTGTTTCCCGCCTGACGCGTCAGAAAGGCTTTGATTTGGTAGTGGAAGAGCTGCACAATCTCCTCCAGGAAGATGTGCAGATTATCCTCTTGGGAACAGGCGATCCAGCTTTTGAGCAGGCTTTCGCTTGGTTTGGTCATGCCTATCCTGATAAGCTTTCAGCTAACATCCTCTTTGATGTGACCTTGGCTCAGGAGATTTATGCTGCCAGCGATATTTTCCTCATGCCAAGCCGCTTCGAGCCTTGTGGCCTGTCACAAATGATGGCTATGCGCTATGGAACCTTGCCTTTGGTGCATGAAGTGGGCGGTCTGCGTGATACCGTAGAGCCTTACAATGCCTATACAGGACAGGGAACTGGCTTTAGCTTCAATAACTTTTCTGGCTACTGGCTGACTTGGACCTTCAAGGAGGCACTCAAGCTTTATGCCGAAGACAAGGAAGCTTGGAAATCTCTGCAAGAGCAGGCGATGGAGAGAGACTTCTCTTGGGATACAGCTAGCCAAGCTTACAGTGATTTATATCAATCACTGCTGTAA
- a CDS encoding glucose-1-phosphate adenylyltransferase: protein MKNEMLALILAGGQGTRLGKLTQSIAKPAVQFGGRYRIIDFALSNCANSGIHNVGVITQYQPLALNSHIGNGSSWGLDGINSGVSILQPYSASEGNRWFEGTSHAIYQNIDYIDSINPEYVLILSGDHIYKMDYDDMLQSHKDNNASLTVAVLDVPLKEASRFGIMNTDANNRIVEFEEKPENPKSTKASMGIYIFDWQRLRNMLVAAEKSNVDMSDFGKNVIPNYLESGESVYAYDFEGYWKDVGTVESLWEANMEYISPENALDSRNRRWKIYSRNLISPPNFISENSHVEDSLVVDGCFVDGTVKHSILSTGAQVKKGAVIEDSVIMSGAVIGKDAKIKRAIIGEGAIISDGVEIDGTEEVYVVGYNEKVGVPKDED from the coding sequence ATGAAGAATGAAATGCTAGCTTTGATTCTTGCCGGCGGGCAAGGAACTCGTCTTGGAAAGCTCACACAGAGTATCGCAAAACCTGCGGTACAGTTTGGCGGCCGCTATCGTATTATTGACTTCGCCTTGTCTAACTGTGCCAACTCCGGTATTCACAATGTCGGTGTCATTACTCAATACCAACCACTCGCTCTGAACAGTCATATCGGAAATGGTTCTAGCTGGGGTCTCGATGGTATTAACTCAGGCGTATCCATTCTTCAGCCTTATTCTGCGAGCGAAGGAAATCGTTGGTTTGAAGGTACCAGCCATGCGATTTATCAAAATATCGACTATATCGACAGCATCAATCCTGAGTATGTCCTGATTTTGTCTGGGGACCATATCTACAAGATGGACTATGATGACATGCTTCAGTCTCACAAGGACAACAATGCCAGCCTGACAGTTGCCGTTCTGGATGTGCCTCTCAAAGAAGCCAGCCGTTTTGGTATCATGAATACAGATGCTAATAATCGGATTGTTGAATTTGAGGAAAAACCAGAAAATCCTAAGTCAACCAAGGCTTCGATGGGGATTTATATCTTTGACTGGCAGCGTCTGCGCAATATGCTGGTAGCTGCTGAAAAGAGCAATGTGGATATGTCTGACTTTGGTAAGAATGTTATCCCTAACTACCTTGAATCTGGCGAAAGCGTTTATGCTTATGATTTTGAAGGCTATTGGAAAGACGTTGGTACAGTAGAGTCTCTCTGGGAAGCTAACATGGAATACATCAGCCCAGAAAATGCTCTGGATAGCCGCAATCGTCGCTGGAAGATTTATTCTCGCAACTTGATTTCTCCGCCAAACTTCATCAGTGAAAATTCCCATGTAGAAGATTCGCTGGTCGTTGATGGCTGTTTCGTTGACGGTACAGTAAAACACTCTATTCTTTCTACTGGCGCTCAGGTCAAAAAGGGAGCAGTCATTGAAGACTCTGTCATCATGAGTGGAGCTGTTATTGGCAAAGACGCTAAGATTAAGCGAGCCATTATCGGCGAAGGTGCGATCATCTCTGATGGTGTAGAGATTGATGGTACAGAGGAAGTATATGTTGTCGGATACAACGAGAAAGTGGGGGTACCAAAAGATGAAGATTGA
- the glgD gene encoding glucose-1-phosphate adenylyltransferase subunit GlgD yields MKIDKYSAILGNTVGFHDMSTLTNHRPVASLPFGGKYRLIDFPLSSLANAGIRSVFGIFQQDNISSVFDHIRSGREWGLSTLLSHYYLGIYNTRVESSTVGEEYYKQLLIYLKRSGSNQTVALNCDILVNIDLNQVFHLHNTTEQPITVVYKKLHKENISDVNAVLDIDETDHVRGHKLFDGRENTELFNMSTDIFVVDTPWLIEKLEEEAKKEHPQKLRYVLRDLATQEGAFAYEYTGYLANIYSVETYYRSNIDMLESKKFYSLFSPNQKIYTKVKNEEPTYYAESSKVSRSQFASGSIVEGEVIDSVISRNTKIKTGSSVKSSVLFPRVKVGENASVEYAIVDKGVEIAEGVVIRGTAEDPIVVKKGQKVTEDIIR; encoded by the coding sequence ATGAAGATTGATAAATACTCAGCAATTTTAGGAAACACAGTCGGCTTCCATGATATGTCAACTCTGACAAATCATCGTCCAGTAGCCAGTTTGCCATTCGGTGGGAAATACCGTTTGATTGACTTCCCGCTTTCAAGTCTTGCCAATGCTGGTATCCGCAGTGTCTTTGGTATCTTCCAACAGGACAATATCAGCTCTGTCTTTGACCATATTCGTTCTGGTCGTGAGTGGGGTCTTTCTACCTTGCTCAGCCATTATTACCTGGGAATTTACAATACCCGTGTAGAAAGCTCTACAGTCGGTGAGGAATACTATAAGCAGCTTTTGATCTACCTCAAACGCTCTGGTTCCAACCAAACGGTCGCTCTCAACTGCGATATCTTGGTTAATATTGACCTCAATCAAGTTTTCCACTTGCACAATACAACAGAGCAGCCGATTACAGTTGTCTATAAGAAATTGCATAAGGAAAATATTTCGGATGTGAATGCTGTCCTAGATATTGACGAAACGGACCATGTCAGAGGGCATAAACTCTTTGATGGCCGAGAAAATACTGAGCTCTTCAATATGTCTACAGACATCTTTGTGGTAGATACTCCATGGCTGATTGAAAAACTGGAAGAAGAAGCTAAGAAAGAGCATCCCCAAAAACTGCGCTATGTCCTGCGTGATTTAGCAACTCAGGAAGGGGCATTTGCCTACGAATATACAGGCTATCTGGCGAATATCTATTCTGTAGAGACCTACTACAGATCCAATATCGATATGCTTGAAAGTAAAAAATTCTACTCTCTCTTCAGTCCGAACCAAAAGATTTACACCAAGGTTAAGAATGAAGAGCCAACTTACTATGCTGAGTCTTCAAAAGTATCTCGCTCCCAGTTTGCGTCAGGAAGCATTGTGGAAGGTGAAGTCATCGATTCTGTGATTTCACGGAATACCAAGATTAAGACTGGAAGCAGTGTTAAATCCAGTGTTCTCTTCCCTCGAGTCAAAGTTGGAGAAAATGCAAGTGTTGAGTACGCGATTGTGGACAAGGGTGTTGAAATTGCCGAAGGCGTAGTGATTCGCGGAACAGCAGAAGACCCAATCGTAGTCAAGAAGGGCCAAAAAGTTACAGAGGACATAATTCGATGA